The Geotalea uraniireducens Rf4 genome window below encodes:
- a CDS encoding type II toxin-antitoxin system RelE/ParE family toxin → MTAKFQVEITPIAEADIEDIWTFIAEDSPEAATAFILELESQLTTLESFPERCPLVPENEILSTRFRHLIYGNYRTIFRIAGRTVYVLRVIHGSRLLELFE, encoded by the coding sequence ATGACCGCAAAATTTCAGGTTGAAATAACACCGATAGCGGAAGCGGACATTGAGGATATCTGGACATTCATCGCTGAAGACAGTCCTGAAGCTGCCACTGCATTCATTCTGGAGCTGGAAAGCCAGCTGACAACCCTGGAATCATTTCCGGAAAGGTGCCCGCTGGTCCCGGAGAATGAGATCCTGAGCACCCGCTTTCGTCATCTTATCTATGGCAACTATCGCACCATTTTTCGCATTGCCGGCAGGACGGTCTATGTCCTCCGGGTCATTCACGGGTCGCGGTTGCTGGAGCTTTTTGAGTGA
- a CDS encoding type II toxin-antitoxin system Phd/YefM family antitoxin, with protein MPVNLAEDIRSVTDLKRNTREILDQIHKTGRPVILTVNGRADSVILDAKVFEKYQKAANMAKMLAPAEEQVAGGKTRPMKEFLKEFKNDRKISG; from the coding sequence ATGCCTGTCAATCTTGCGGAAGATATCCGCTCTGTCACCGACTTGAAGCGCAACACGCGGGAAATTCTCGACCAGATACACAAAACCGGAAGGCCGGTGATTCTCACGGTCAACGGCAGAGCCGACTCGGTGATTTTGGACGCCAAGGTGTTTGAAAAGTACCAGAAGGCAGCCAATATGGCGAAGATGCTGGCTCCAGCTGAAGAACAAGTGGCCGGCGGGAAAACAAGACCAATGAAGGAATTTCTGAAAGAATTCAAAAATGACCGCAAAATTTCAGGTTGA
- the odhB gene encoding 2-oxoglutarate dehydrogenase complex dihydrolipoyllysine-residue succinyltransferase, with product MEIKIPAVGESVFEALVAKWLKTDGELVKKDEPLCEIETDKITLEINAEAAGVLSIRVKAGETVKIGTVIGAIDEQGVPEGAVAPGVEPAAKPEFQPVTPQPPLSPAVRKMAQEKGLKPETILGSGKGGRITVDDLLKAGIGDLGTGIGDREKLPMAGPVVEQPSLFGPAAEPLPTQAGEEGRITRKPMTPIRKRIAERLLAVRQQTAMLTTFNEADMGRIIALRKNHNERFMLRHGVALGFMPFFVKACIDALKAFPIVNARIDGDDIVYQHFYDIGIAIGGEKGLVVPIIRDADRRNLAEIEKAIQVYVERVKINQLNLADITGGTFTISNGGVYGSMLSTPIINPPQSGVLGMHAIQERPVALDGKVVIRPMMYLALSYDHRIIDGREAVGFLKKIKECIEDPEEMLLEG from the coding sequence ATGGAAATAAAAATACCGGCGGTCGGCGAATCCGTGTTCGAGGCGCTCGTCGCCAAGTGGCTCAAAACGGACGGCGAACTGGTAAAGAAGGACGAGCCGCTCTGCGAGATCGAGACCGACAAGATCACCCTGGAGATCAATGCGGAGGCGGCCGGCGTTCTTTCCATCAGGGTGAAGGCCGGGGAAACGGTCAAGATCGGCACGGTGATCGGCGCCATCGATGAACAGGGAGTGCCGGAAGGTGCGGTAGCCCCCGGCGTGGAACCTGCTGCCAAACCCGAATTCCAGCCGGTGACGCCGCAGCCGCCCCTTTCGCCGGCGGTGCGCAAGATGGCCCAGGAAAAGGGGCTAAAACCGGAAACGATCCTGGGGAGCGGCAAGGGGGGGCGGATAACGGTGGATGACCTGTTAAAGGCTGGGATCGGGGATCTGGGAACGGGGATCGGGGATCGGGAAAAGCTGCCAATGGCCGGTCCCGTCGTTGAGCAGCCTTCTCTCTTTGGGCCTGCTGCAGAGCCTCTTCCCACCCAAGCCGGCGAAGAGGGACGGATAACCCGCAAGCCGATGACCCCGATCCGTAAAAGGATTGCAGAGCGGCTTCTGGCAGTGCGGCAGCAGACCGCCATGCTCACTACCTTCAACGAAGCGGACATGGGAAGGATCATTGCCCTGCGCAAGAACCACAACGAGCGCTTCATGCTCCGGCACGGCGTGGCGCTCGGGTTCATGCCGTTCTTCGTCAAGGCCTGCATCGACGCGCTCAAGGCGTTTCCCATAGTCAATGCCCGTATCGACGGTGATGATATCGTCTACCAGCATTTTTACGACATCGGCATCGCCATCGGCGGGGAGAAGGGGTTGGTGGTGCCGATCATCCGCGATGCGGACCGGCGCAATCTTGCGGAGATCGAAAAGGCCATCCAGGTCTATGTGGAGCGGGTCAAGATCAATCAGCTCAACCTTGCGGACATTACCGGCGGGACTTTCACCATCAGCAACGGCGGGGTTTACGGCTCAATGCTCAGCACGCCGATCATCAACCCGCCCCAGAGCGGGGTTCTCGGCATGCATGCCATCCAGGAGAGGCCGGTGGCCTTGGACGGCAAGGTGGTGATTCGGCCGATGATGTACCTGGCCCTCTCCTACGACCACCGGATCATCGACGGCCGCGAGGCGGTGGGGTTTCTCAAAAAGATCAAAGAGTGTATCGAAGACCCGGAGGAGATGCTGTTGGAGGGGTAA
- the lpdA gene encoding dihydrolipoyl dehydrogenase, giving the protein MPDEIFDLIVIGAGPGGYVAAIRAAQLGMRVAVVERSERLGGVCLNEGCIPSKALLDSSELFVLARDRFSLHGIDIDPPKLNLARMMARKDDVVKKLTDGVAFLFKKNKITRFQGTARLAGKSGDDHRIEVRGTGNKENQILTSKRMLLATGSQAMEVPAFPFDGETVVSARDALSFSSVPEHLLVVGGGYIGLELGSVWLRLGSKVTVVEMLPKILPNTDRQVADALMRSLKKQGMTFLLETKVSSLEKRDGKAHVQINSGDKAEEIVCDRVLVAVGRRPLSADLGLEETGIVVDGEGRITVNEDYATSVAGVYAIGDLVHGPMLAHKAMTEGEVFAERLLGQASVVDYEFIPGIIYTWPEAASVGKTEEQLQAENIPYAAGRFNFMANGRARCMDETDGFVKVLAHKETGRVLGVHIIGPRASDMIAEAVTVMTYGGSAQDIAMTFHAHPTLSEAMKEAALDVEKRAIHS; this is encoded by the coding sequence ATGCCTGATGAAATATTCGACCTGATCGTTATCGGCGCCGGTCCCGGCGGTTACGTGGCGGCCATCCGCGCTGCCCAGCTGGGGATGCGGGTGGCTGTGGTGGAGCGGAGCGAGCGGCTTGGCGGGGTCTGTCTCAACGAGGGGTGCATCCCGAGCAAGGCGCTCCTCGACTCCAGCGAGCTGTTTGTCCTGGCCCGTGACAGATTTTCGCTGCACGGCATCGACATCGACCCGCCGAAGCTGAACCTGGCGCGGATGATGGCACGCAAGGACGATGTGGTGAAAAAGCTCACCGACGGCGTTGCCTTTCTCTTCAAGAAGAACAAGATCACCCGTTTTCAGGGGACTGCCAGGCTGGCGGGAAAAAGCGGCGACGATCACCGGATCGAGGTGCGAGGCACGGGGAACAAGGAAAACCAAATCTTGACCTCCAAGCGAATGCTTTTGGCCACCGGCAGCCAGGCGATGGAGGTTCCGGCGTTTCCCTTCGACGGCGAAACCGTGGTCAGCGCCCGTGACGCCCTCTCCTTCAGCTCCGTGCCCGAGCATCTGCTCGTTGTCGGCGGCGGATACATCGGCCTGGAGCTCGGTTCGGTCTGGCTGCGGCTCGGGAGCAAGGTCACCGTGGTGGAGATGCTGCCTAAGATCCTCCCCAATACCGACCGGCAGGTCGCTGATGCGCTGATGCGCTCCCTGAAGAAACAGGGAATGACCTTTCTCCTGGAAACAAAGGTTTCCTCCCTGGAAAAGCGGGACGGCAAGGCTCATGTGCAGATCAATAGCGGCGATAAGGCTGAAGAGATCGTCTGCGACAGGGTCCTTGTTGCCGTGGGGAGGAGGCCTCTTTCGGCTGATCTCGGACTGGAAGAAACGGGGATTGTAGTTGACGGGGAGGGGAGAATCACGGTGAACGAGGATTACGCCACTTCCGTTGCGGGTGTATACGCGATCGGCGACCTGGTCCACGGCCCTATGCTGGCTCACAAGGCGATGACGGAAGGGGAGGTCTTTGCCGAAAGACTTTTGGGTCAGGCATCGGTGGTTGATTATGAGTTCATTCCCGGTATCATATATACGTGGCCTGAGGCGGCCTCGGTGGGGAAAACCGAGGAACAGCTCCAGGCCGAAAATATTCCCTATGCCGCAGGGCGGTTCAATTTCATGGCGAACGGCCGGGCGCGCTGCATGGACGAGACCGACGGGTTCGTCAAGGTCCTGGCCCACAAGGAGACCGGGCGGGTGCTGGGGGTCCACATCATCGGCCCGCGCGCCTCGGACATGATCGCCGAAGCGGTGACGGTCATGACCTACGGCGGCAGTGCCCAGGATATCGCCATGACCTTCCATGCCCACCCGACGTTGTCTGAAGCCATGAAGGAGGCGGCGCTGGATGTGGAGAAGCGGGCGATCCACTCGTGA